Genomic DNA from Manihot esculenta cultivar AM560-2 chromosome 15, M.esculenta_v8, whole genome shotgun sequence:
TAAAAGATGACCCATTCCCCCTCTTCATCTTTTTGTCTTTTCCTCTATCTTTATCATTTTCAGTTGAATTTtggtccttttttttttcaaccatGTGAAACAGACAATGCATCTTTATTAACTTTGAATGACGGAGACCAGTGCCAAACATTGGCAATAACCGACACGATATTTTAACCTTGTATGTGAGAatcgagaaaaaaaaaaaaaccttgtaTGTGAGAATGGTTGTTGGTTGTGGTAGGGTAGCCCTTTTCTGTGTTTAATTATGTTCGGAAGAATCTTGTTATCTCTAACGCCACACCCCACCCCACCCCACCCAGCTTTAACTTTCTTTTTCCGCATCTTGTTTTTATACTCGACAATTACAAAATTTGCAGCTCCAAGATCCTGGAATGGGGAGAAAGCGCTTGTGTGGGGCTTTTAACGAACTGAAATTTCAGAGTTTTGCTGTTCATACAAGGGACAGGGAGGCACAAGAAATTGGATCCTGCAAAGAGTTTCTGTTTTGGCCTTGGCTGATGAAAATTACATCGGCCTAGACAATCTTGTTTTAACAAAGTAAATCATGCTTTATAAATAGTTACCAGGGGGTCACTTAAAAAAGGTAAATTAACCAGCAAAAGTCAAGTTTGATGCTTGGTGcttatttcctttttctttttcatgtttTAGGCAGCTGAGATAGAGACAGGATTACATTACCAGAAGTGTGAACTTGCAAAACCATGGTCCGAAACAGGTACTTTTGAAAGAACAAAAATGCCAATCCTACTATTAgtgttattttcttttcagttgGTAGACAAATTGATATTTTAGCTGAAAATGGTGAATCCTTTGGCAGTCCCAATGGTGACAAGACTCGTGCACACTCTCATGTAACCTGAGAAAATATTGTCAAGCTAGGCTGGTGGTTATAGTGGTGGTGGGTGTTGTTGTTGCTTTGCTTGAGCTTGTAGTGGTTAAAACTTAAAAACTTTTAGAGAATCTTCAATTTCCAATGAAGCTCTTTTTATCTTTTCAAATCTTGGAAAGAAGAGTTTCATATCAGTTTTTCTAGTGGGCATTAATTGCTTGTTTGCTTATCTGAGACCCTAACGAGGAAACTACCTTGCACGTGAGGGTATTGGATTTGACAGTTATTTCTGTTATGGTTTAGGGTAATGAAAATAGTATTTATTTGTGGAAGGGTATAATTGTCTTTAGACACTGGTAATATCTTTTCTATTTCTTTACACATTACTCGGCGTTGGGACGAGATATTCCTGTTTGTATTTCTTTACTATCAATGatggaattctttttcattttaaaataaattgaaattttacatgcttttatatattttttttttccaaaacgaaccaggCTAAACTAAAAGAATATGAAGTCAAAATTCTCAAATTTAAGAATGAATTATTGTTATGTATAAATTGGACAAGTCAGAGATTTGGCAGACGTGTTTTTGAAACTGCCAGTGGTCCTTAAACCCCTTCTTTTGTATTTTATGACATAAATCTGATGCCTTTAACTATAGTCAGAAATGATAAATGCAACATCTCAATCACAAATGCCAAGGACCATTAATTTCGACTTAGCAATCTcaaacttaatttaattaattttttttctataccaattttaattaaagaattcaatttatttaaaaatatacataGTGATATAAAagtgtaattaaattaatttcttataaagATTCTTTTTTAGTCAATGAAGCCAGTATGACAGCAAAAATTTTATTCTTCACCACCTCAGGGAGTTGGAGAAAGACTTGATTCTTTCGAAATCACGGTAATAAAAAAAAGGGCAATGTACATTTACAGTTGCCCAAATTCAAATTACATGGAGGAAGATGCTGTGAATTCTGCACGTTTACAGATTCTCCGTAGGCCCAAGCAAGCAATAGAGCCCTACTGCCCTGTGATTTGGGTTTGAGGAAGGGCCTCACATTTCCCATTGATCCATCGACTCAGCCCTTCTGCAAAATAAACTGATCATTTTTCGATTATCAATTCTTAAAAAACTAATGTAATTTTATCGggaaaaaatacttaaattttctcTCTAAACAGTTAATTAATTTTCACAACAAGAAAAAACCCTAGTCCTCCTTTTTTTTGGCATAAATAGTTTtacataaaaactaaattttaaatgaatttttataaaattttatttttgtaaatgaaagaaattaaaatttttttatttcaaataaaataattataaaaaaaatcagcgTAAGTTTTTATTCTAAAGGGAAGGAAATGgtaaatttgattcaattcattttctttcctCCCTGGCACGGAGAGCCAAACAGAGTGCGAAGGGAGGATTgggaattttatatttttgactTGTCCAGTAAGTTTACTaaattgatcaaacataatatgatactaatataatagaaaaaagcAACTATTATTGGAACACTGTTTCTATGTTGGGGCTCCTCTCTTCTTGCTCTCATTTCCTCCCTTTCGCTTCAAGATCAAAAGAGCCGTAGTTTTTATCTTATCCTCACCCAGCCGAAGCAATGGCAGCGACGATGGTGAGCTCGGCCGGTGCCTTGCTGGCGATGCTTAACGAGAGCCACCCGCTGCTCAAGCAACATGCCCTGTACAATCTTAACAAATTTGTGGATCAGTTCTGGCCGGAGATCTCCACAAGTGTCCCATTAATGTAACACTCCTTGTATTTCCCATATCTCGTAATTAGAGACTTGAGATTTGGGTCTTCATTTGTAGTTGGGTTTAGGGTTTTGGCTGTATTTGATCTACTTCCCTCCTAGGAAATTGGGAAATAGGATATTCTTTCTGCTCTAActgttcttctttcttttcttggaAGTGGgcttaattaagttatttttcatGTGCATAATTGTTGATTAGTATTTTTCGAGTTTGAAATTTTGATTCCTTTATGAGTTCATTTTCTGGTCACCTAATCTTCTTTGCTCTAAACTCTGATGTAAAGGTTGTCAAGAACATTTTATTAGTTTTGAGTTTCAATTCATATGATTTAGTAAAGAAGAGTTCTATACTACTGGAAGATTTTGCTTTATTATGGTTTGAGTATTTTGTTCTTCTATTGGGCATCCAAATTTAGGTTTTAGGATTTGGTGTTTTCGGAGCAACGTGACAATTGCTGCTAGAACTGGGTGTTTCGGGATGGAAAAATGGACACTGAAAAGTTATTTGTCAAAATTAAGCCTGTCTATAATTTCTGTTGATACACATGTCAGCTAGCAGAATAGGAGTATCTTACTGACTTGTGGCTATAGAAATAAATTTAGGATGCTGGAGCGATGGTGTGAATAGTTGGATGGTCCTATTCTGATGTCACCTTTTTATAAGAGAATGGAGGACAAAAGGATGTTACAGAGTGCAGGCTGATCCATCCCCGGTGATTTGCCTGTGCCACCTTCTTCACTACACTTCATTCATGCCCTTCTTATTATTTGCTTAGACTGATGGCATGAAAAAGGTTGCTTTTAACAAAACTTGCTGCGGGTCATTCCTTTTTGTGGATATTGCCAGTCATAATATTCAGAGTGCTTCATGATGGCATCCAATAATAAGCAACATGCAACAGCTGTTGCATATTTGATAAACGCAAGTGCTTGATttgttcttaatttttttttggcaGTGTAATTGAGTAATTCTACTTCAtgctgataaaaaaaaaaaatcttcgtttttaactttttatgatttatattgGAGATCAGGCAACTTCCATAATATTTTCTTGGCAAGCATTGTTCATAGTTTGAAACTTGTGAAGTCTGTACaactatattaaattttatattttcccatgtaaattcttatttttaatcACCTTATACTTGATATTTGTCTTCAGGTATTTGCGGTCAATGTTCTTGCTTGTATATTCTATTGCCGATATTGTTTGTTTGTGTTAATTACTTCTGTTGCCAGCTTCCATTATTTTGAGGACTGACTTGAGTTGTGATATTGAGAACTGTTTTTGGTTTGGTAAATGTATCATTTAAATGTGCTATTGGATATGATTGCTTATTGTACTTTATCATACAGAGAGAGCTTATATGAAGATGAGGATTTTGATCAGCACCAGAGACAGCTTGCTGCACTGGTTGTTTCCAAGGTCATAATTAGTTCCTTTGTTCTACTTCTCTTCCTCATTGCCCCCCACCCCTGGGGAATACAGATAAAGTGAATGGACTACTTCAACTGTCTCAAATTACATTGGTTTAGCTTTTCAATATCTATTACACCTTTCTGTTCATCTTCCTAGGACTCaatcagagagagagagagagagagagagagagagagagagttatcTTTGCTGTTATgcaaataatatttttgttatCATAAGTAAACAAGCTATTACTTTTAGAACTCTACATATGAAATACATGGGAGATGAGACATCAGGTGAGCAACCTTCTTTGGTTAAAATTTTAGGaataagcaaattaatgaaagatAATGTGTGCAATAAGGATGGGTAGTATGCTGGTCATGTCTGTAATGACGCCTCTTATCTTAAAAAGGCTGTGCCTTTCTCATGTCAAATGGCTGATGAAGGAATTAGAAGAGATGTAGACAGAGCTAGATTAGTCAATGGGATTGGCTTTGGAGAACTTTTCCTTAGATTTGAATGTTGCTCACAGGATCGTTTTACTTTTCTCAtactaattgtttttttttatttgttgaaCTTAATGCAAGAGAAAAGTATAGGAATTTAGATACTTCAGCTTGGCACTGCTTCAACTATGTGATTTTGACAACTTTATTCTTTtgttaagttgagtttttgcTCTTTTCCTTCCGCAGGTTTTTTGTTACTTGGGTGATTTAAATGATTCCTTATCATATGCCCTTGGAGCTGGTGCTCTTTTTGATGTCTCCGAGGATTCTGATTATGTTCATACTCTTCTTGGTAAGCATGCACATGATCCTGGATTTGTCTTTATGGAAACTTTTGACATTACTCAAAAGACATTAAAATTTGTTGTGCTACAACTAACCATGAAAGGTGGCAAGTTGTTAACTTGAACCGATGTGTGACTATAATCATTTGGGTGGCCCATATTTTAGATTCTCATTCTATAAAACGGTGCACTTAGAAGTGCCTTAACTTTGGTCAGTTAAGAAGTGTCATTGGTACATGCCAATTTGCTGACGCTTCCCTGGTTTTCTTAGTTGGCATTTTTGTTTCTGTTTCTATCCTCAGCTAAGGCAATAGATGAGTATGCTAGTCTAAAAGCAAAGGCATCTGAGTCGACTGTCGAGGCGGAGAATGTGGACCACAGGCTAGAGGCAATTGTGGAGAGAATGCTGGACAAGTATGCAAACCCTGACGTATTTAGTTTGATAATATTTTCATACTTCTTAGATTCTTACAATTCCTTCATTAGGTGCATAATGGATGGTAAATATCAACAAGCCATGGGAATTGCAATTGAATGTAGAAGATTGGATAAACTGGAGGAGGCAATAACAAAGAGTGATAATGTTCATGGAACTCTTTCATATTGCATTAATGTTTCACATGCTTTTGTTAGTCGTAGAGAATATCGACGTGAGGTAAGGAGAACGAAGGATCTATGCTTCATCTTTATTATGTTATATTGTTATGGCATTGCATTGAAGCAATTCTGCATTCGCTTTCTAGTGATGAATGCTTCCTGCAGTAGACTGTCTCATGGAATTCTACATTGAACAGAAATACAAATTGATATCTTTAGATTTGTTCTACAGGTGCTACATCTTCTTGTTAATGTTTATCAGAAGCTGCCTCATCCTGATTATTTGAGCATTTGTCAATGTCTCATGTTCTTGGATGAACCTGAAGGTGTAGCAAGCATACTGGAAAAGCTTTTGCGATCTGAAAATAAGGATGATGTTTTGCTAGCATTTCAAATAGCTTTTGATCTTGTGGAGAATGAACACCAGGCTTTTCTATTAAATGTTAGAGATTGCCTTTCAGTTCCGAAGTCTCAATCTTCAGAATCGGTGCAGCCAAAATCTAGTGATCCTGATTCTGCACAAAATGATAATTCTACTGCTTCAGAGGATGTTCAAATGACAGAAGGAACTTCAGCTTCAATTCCTATTGTGCAGGAAGCAGATCCAAATGAGGCAATATATGCTGAGAGGTTGACAAAAATCAAGGGAATTTTGTCTGGAGAGACATCAATTCAGTTGACCCTACAATTTCTATATAGTCACAACAAGTGagacattttttaaaaagttttcttTATACTATTTTGCTGCATTTGAAGGGATAATGAGAAAGGAATTATTGCTTGCCATTTGCTTATAGATCAGATCTTCTTATATTGAAGACAATCAAGCAGTCTGTTGAGATGAGGAACAGTGTTTGTCACAGTGCAACTATTTATGCTAATGCAATTATGCATGCTGGAACGACTGTGGATACATTCCTCAGGGAGAATTTGGTGAGTAGAGGATCTTTCTTTTATATTCCtttccttttaatttatttttgcatATCTGTTTTTTGATTTGTACttgtctttttattattattattattattattattttaattcacaGAAGTGTTTTGCTTATATCAATTATCAGGATTGGTTGAGCAGGGCCACAAATTGGGCCAAATTTAGCGCCACGGCAGGGCTTGGTGTTATCCATAGAGGTCACCTGCAGCAGGGCAGATCGCTAATGAGACCTTATTTGCCCCAGGGTGGATCTGGTGGCGGAGGTAGTCCATACTCAGAAGGAGGTGCTCTATATGCTCTGGGTCTGATTCATGCAAACCATGGCAAGGGCATCAAACAATTCCTTCGTGATAGCCTACGTAGCACAAATGTTGAGGTGTGGTTACTCTCTAATTCTACTGTAGATTTCTTTCTGAGTTAAGAGACTAGAGGTAATCCTGACATTCATAATGAAATGTCATATGCAGGTTATTCAACATGGTGCATGCTTAGGTCTGGGTTTGGCAGCTTTGGGAACTGCTGATGAAGAAATCTATGATGACATAAAAAGCACTTTGTATACTGATAGTGCTGTTGCTGGTGAAGCTGCTGGTATCAGTATGGGTTTGCTTATGGTTGGATCTGCGAGTGAGAAAGCAAGTGAGATGCTTACTTATGCTCATGAGACACAGCATGAGAAGATCATTAGGTAAAAATTGAACTAGATCTTGGATATTAGGATGAGCTTTTAATTCTGTTCTTTGATTCATAATATTTTCAATGGTTGCAGGGGATTGGCATTAGGTATAGCTCTCACTGTGTatggaagagaagaagaagcagacaCACTAATTGAGCAAATGACTCGTGATCAGGATCCAATACTTCGTTATGGTGGCATGTATGCTCTGGCATTGGCCTACAGGGGAACAGCAAACAACAAGGCAATTCGACAACTGTTGCACTTTGCTGTATCAGATGTGAGTGATGATGTAAGGAGGACTGCAGTTCTTGCTCTTGGATTTGTACTGTATTCTGAGCCAGAGCAGGTTTGTTCATGACTCTTTAACCTTCTTTTGTGGTTAACAGTCCAACATTTGATATTCCCattcttttttctattatattatGTCTTGGTCATAGTATGTGGTAAGGTTATTGCAGATGTTTTGCTGCTCTTGTTGTGTTGCTTGTCAGCTTTTACCATTTTGCCTCTTTCTGTTGTATGTTCTCCACCTAATATTTTTATGGCTGTAACTTTTGGTAAATTGCACTTCACCATGCCACTGCAGACTCCTCGAATCGTCTCCTTGCTGTCAGAGTCC
This window encodes:
- the LOC110600964 gene encoding 26S proteasome non-ATPase regulatory subunit 1 homolog A, which translates into the protein MAATMVSSAGALLAMLNESHPLLKQHALYNLNKFVDQFWPEISTSVPLIESLYEDEDFDQHQRQLAALVVSKVFCYLGDLNDSLSYALGAGALFDVSEDSDYVHTLLAKAIDEYASLKAKASESTVEAENVDHRLEAIVERMLDKCIMDGKYQQAMGIAIECRRLDKLEEAITKSDNVHGTLSYCINVSHAFVSRREYRREVLHLLVNVYQKLPHPDYLSICQCLMFLDEPEGVASILEKLLRSENKDDVLLAFQIAFDLVENEHQAFLLNVRDCLSVPKSQSSESVQPKSSDPDSAQNDNSTASEDVQMTEGTSASIPIVQEADPNEAIYAERLTKIKGILSGETSIQLTLQFLYSHNKSDLLILKTIKQSVEMRNSVCHSATIYANAIMHAGTTVDTFLRENLDWLSRATNWAKFSATAGLGVIHRGHLQQGRSLMRPYLPQGGSGGGGSPYSEGGALYALGLIHANHGKGIKQFLRDSLRSTNVEVIQHGACLGLGLAALGTADEEIYDDIKSTLYTDSAVAGEAAGISMGLLMVGSASEKASEMLTYAHETQHEKIIRGLALGIALTVYGREEEADTLIEQMTRDQDPILRYGGMYALALAYRGTANNKAIRQLLHFAVSDVSDDVRRTAVLALGFVLYSEPEQTPRIVSLLSESYNPHVRYGAALAVGISCAGTGLSEAISLLEPLTSDVVDFVRQGALIAMAMVMVQMNEASDSRVGTFRRQLEKIILDKHEDTMSKMGAILASGILDAGGRNVTIRLLSKTKHDKVTAVVGLAVFSQFWYWYPLIYFISLSFSPTAFIGLNYDLKVPKFEFLSNAKPSLFEYPKPTTVPTATSAVKLPTAVLSTSAKAKARAKKEAEQKANAEKATEAESSSSATNTGKEKSSSEKDADSMQVECQPEKKAEPEPSFEILTNPARVVPAQEKFIKFMENSRYAPVKLVPSGFVLLRDLQPTEPEVLSLTDAPSSTVSTTGGSATGQQGSASAMAVDEEPQPPQPFEYTS